One Candidatus Limnocylindria bacterium genomic window, AGCCACCTCGGAGAGTGGCGCTTCGCGCGCAGGATCGATCGTCGTGTAGCGCTCGCCGGACAGCGGCTCGACGAACTTTCCACCGATGAACAGGCCGTAGCGCTCCTGGATGCGCACGATGTCGCGCGACTCCGGCGCGGGCGCATAGTCCCATGCCGTCGCCATCGGCGCCTTGTCGGCGCGGCGAACGACGTCGCCCTGCCTACGCTCAGTCAATCGTGAAGTAGTCCGGGTTCTGGTAGCGGCCGGTGCGCTCCTTGTGGATCTGCATGAGCACGTCGTTGAGGAGAGTCGAAGCCCCGATCCGATAGCGATCCGGAGTGAGCCACGCGAGTCCGAGCGTCTCGTGCACCTGCACGAGGAACTGGACCGCCTGCTTGGACTGGCGGATCCCGCCAGCGACCTTCATGCCGACGACACGGCCGGTCTCCTCGTGCACGTCGCGGATCACCTCGAGCATGCAGAGAGCGACCGGCAGCGTCGCGTTGGTCGCGGCCTTGCCGGTCGACGTCTTGATGAAGTCCGCGCCGCCGGCGATCGCGAGCAGCGACGCCCGGCGCACGTTGTCGTACGTGCCGAGCTCACCGGTCTCGATGATGACCTTCAGATGCGCGCGGCTTCCGCAGATCTCCTTCACGCGCACGACCTCGTCATAGACCTGCGCATAGCGGCCCGAGAGGAACGCGCCCCGGTCGATCACCATGTCGACCTCTTGCGCGCCGGCGTCGACCACCCACTTCGTCTCATCGAGCTTCACCTGCAGCGGCGACTGGCCCGATGGGAACGCCGTCGCGACGGAGGCGACCTTCACGTCGGTGCCTTTGGTGCGCTCGAGCGCGTACGGGACGAGGTTCGGATAGACGCAGATC contains:
- the deoC gene encoding deoxyribose-phosphate aldolase, whose amino-acid sequence is MLSKRSIKRESKLFALDLAIRMMDLTTLEGADTPGKVAALSSKGIRPDPGDPAIPSVAAICVYPNLVPYALERTKGTDVKVASVATAFPSGQSPLQVKLDETKWVVDAGAQEVDMVIDRGAFLSGRYAQVYDEVVRVKEICGSRAHLKVIIETGELGTYDNVRRASLLAIAGGADFIKTSTGKAATNATLPVALCMLEVIRDVHEETGRVVGMKVAGGIRQSKQAVQFLVQVHETLGLAWLTPDRYRIGASTLLNDVLMQIHKERTGRYQNPDYFTID